Proteins found in one Phoenicibacter congonensis genomic segment:
- a CDS encoding cytidine/deoxycytidylate deaminase family protein encodes MAEKHDTRPSWDEYFMKLANDVATRTTCLRRGVGCVIVKDNRILATGYNGVPSGLRHCCETGCLREKLGVPSGQRHEICRGLHAEQNAIIQAAKYGINIQGSKIYVNTQPCIVCAKMIINAGIEEIIYQNPYDDKLARELLQESGIKMRVFDF; translated from the coding sequence ATGGCTGAAAAACACGACACTCGTCCTAGCTGGGATGAATATTTCATGAAGCTTGCTAACGATGTCGCAACAAGAACCACTTGTCTTCGTCGTGGAGTTGGTTGTGTTATTGTGAAAGACAACCGCATTTTAGCAACCGGATATAATGGTGTTCCTTCTGGTCTTCGCCATTGTTGCGAAACAGGGTGCTTGCGCGAAAAGTTAGGTGTTCCAAGTGGGCAGCGACATGAGATTTGCAGAGGTCTTCATGCCGAGCAAAATGCAATCATTCAAGCTGCAAAATATGGAATTAACATTCAAGGTTCTAAGATTTATGTAAACACTCAACCTTGCATTGTGTGCGCCAAAATGATTATTAATGCAGGCATTGAAGAGATAATTTATCAAAACCCCTATGATGATAAATTGGCGCGAGAGTTACTTCAAGAGTCTGGCATCAAAATGCGTGTTTTCGATTTTTAA
- the rpiB gene encoding ribose 5-phosphate isomerase B, giving the protein MKIAFASDHAGFEQKEKLKEALEKEGYEVLDLGPNNDSRVDYPDYAARLAHTVADGSARFGVLVCGTGIGMAIAANKIDGIRAANVTRSDFAALSREHNDANVLTLSGRFVRFDENLACVNAFLSTEFGGGRHTGRVEKIMNLEK; this is encoded by the coding sequence AAAGAGAAGCTAAAAGAGGCTTTAGAGAAAGAGGGTTATGAGGTTTTAGACCTCGGACCTAATAACGATTCACGTGTTGATTACCCCGACTATGCTGCAAGGCTTGCTCACACAGTAGCAGATGGTAGTGCTAGGTTTGGAGTTTTAGTTTGCGGAACTGGCATTGGAATGGCGATTGCTGCAAATAAAATAGATGGAATTAGAGCAGCAAATGTAACTCGCAGTGATTTCGCAGCGCTGTCGCGTGAGCACAACGACGCTAATGTTTTAACGTTATCGGGCCGTTTTGTTAGATTTGACGAGAACTTGGCTTGCGTTAACGCTTTTCTCTCAACTGAGTTTGGAGGCGGCCGTCACACTGGTCGAGTTGAAAAAATTATGAATTTGGAGAAATAG